One window of the Lactobacillus sp. PV034 genome contains the following:
- a CDS encoding DUF1292 domain-containing protein: MSEKINNQDSERQITLVDENGNEELFEVLFTFTSEDYGKSYVLLYPAAIGEDDDVEVQAFSYDADGDGDVTSSDLHEITNDDEWNMVQGVLNTFLSDDRLSGE; encoded by the coding sequence ATGAGTGAAAAAATAAATAATCAAGACTCTGAACGACAAATTACTTTAGTTGATGAAAATGGTAATGAAGAATTGTTTGAAGTATTATTTACTTTTACTTCAGAAGATTACGGGAAGTCTTACGTATTACTTTATCCTGCTGCCATTGGTGAAGATGATGATGTGGAAGTCCAAGCATTTTCTTACGATGCAGATGGAGATGGTGATGTAACAAGTTCTGATCTTCATGAAATTACTAATGATGACGAATGGAACATGGTGCAAGGAGTATTAAATACTTTTCTATCAGATGATCGCTTAAGTGGAGAATAG
- a CDS encoding CvpA family protein: MFSFFIILIYVYCLYVGYRRGLAYEGLSALGYLISFIIAVLFYKPFSSLLTLWIPYPSANDRSRFAFFDQTTGLTLDKSFYAVIAFVIILLFFYGIWRIIMHGFNQLKFVEINKEINTLASILIALIITQIGVYLFLFILATIPSPGLQSALGKSILANSILRYTPGLSNFFINLFINAI; encoded by the coding sequence ATGTTTTCATTTTTCATTATTTTAATATATGTTTATTGCCTTTATGTTGGTTACCGTCGCGGCCTAGCATATGAAGGACTAAGTGCTTTAGGATATTTAATAAGTTTTATAATTGCAGTACTTTTTTATAAACCATTTAGTTCATTATTGACCTTGTGGATACCTTATCCTTCAGCAAATGATCGCAGCAGGTTTGCCTTTTTTGATCAAACTACTGGTTTAACTTTAGATAAGTCATTCTATGCAGTTATTGCTTTTGTCATTATCTTGCTATTTTTCTATGGTATTTGGCGCATAATTATGCATGGATTTAATCAGTTAAAATTCGTTGAGATAAATAAGGAAATTAATACTTTAGCAAGTATTTTAATTGCTTTAATTATTACTCAAATTGGAGTTTATTTATTTTTATTTATCTTAGCAACTATTCCGTCTCCTGGGTTACAGAGTGCGCTAGGTAAATCTATCTTAGCTAATAGTATTTTGCGTTATACGCCAGGGTTATCAAATTTCTTTATAAATTTATTTATCAATGCAATTTAA
- the dinB gene encoding DNA polymerase IV, which translates to MKELLPRNNTKRKIIHLDMDAFYASVEMRDNPALAKKALIVGQDPRKANGHGVVATANYVARQYGVHSAMPTMKALRLVPKDKIAFVRPNFEKYRAVSAQIHELMYELTDVVESVALDEAYLDVTKNKLGVYSAVTLATRLQEKIFKKTGLTSSFGVSYNKFLAKMGSEFAKPFGRTIILPEEAEDFLAQQPIEAFPGIGKKTQEQLHSMGIFTGADLQNLDVKFLIERFKRMGYFIAQHAQGIDLRPVNSTRQRKSIGTERTFEPNIFDENIALTTLRKYSENLSKKLKEKNFLAQTLVIKVRNNNFETVTKRSKLTKPTNDAIEIFQTAKELFKSVDNFLTQGIRLLGLSTTDLQTNQYEEISLDLFTTE; encoded by the coding sequence ATGAAAGAGTTATTACCACGTAATAATACTAAAAGAAAGATTATCCATTTAGACATGGATGCTTTCTATGCATCTGTGGAGATGCGTGATAATCCTGCTTTGGCTAAAAAGGCACTAATTGTGGGACAAGATCCACGAAAAGCAAATGGTCATGGTGTAGTTGCGACCGCAAATTATGTTGCACGCCAATATGGTGTCCACTCTGCGATGCCAACCATGAAGGCTTTACGCTTAGTTCCCAAGGATAAAATTGCTTTTGTCAGACCAAATTTTGAAAAGTATCGAGCTGTTTCAGCTCAAATTCATGAATTAATGTATGAGTTAACGGATGTAGTAGAATCAGTTGCTTTAGATGAAGCATATTTGGACGTAACCAAAAATAAACTTGGAGTTTATTCAGCAGTTACTTTAGCAACCCGTTTGCAAGAAAAAATTTTTAAGAAGACTGGATTAACATCTTCGTTTGGAGTTAGCTATAATAAATTTTTAGCTAAAATGGGTTCAGAATTTGCTAAGCCTTTTGGGAGAACAATTATCTTACCAGAAGAAGCAGAGGATTTTTTAGCTCAGCAACCAATTGAAGCTTTTCCAGGAATTGGTAAGAAAACGCAAGAACAATTGCACAGTATGGGAATATTTACTGGAGCTGATTTACAAAATTTGGACGTTAAATTTTTGATTGAGCGTTTTAAAAGAATGGGATATTTTATTGCCCAACATGCTCAGGGAATTGATTTAAGACCGGTAAATAGTACGCGACAGCGGAAGTCAATCGGAACTGAACGGACCTTTGAACCTAATATTTTTGATGAGAATATAGCCTTAACTACTTTGAGAAAATATAGTGAAAACTTGAGTAAAAAATTAAAAGAGAAAAACTTTTTAGCGCAAACGTTAGTAATCAAAGTTAGAAATAATAATTTTGAAACGGTAACTAAAAGATCAAAATTAACAAAACCCACTAATGATGCAATTGAGATTTTTCAAACTGCAAAAGAACTTTTTAAAAGTGTAGATAATTTTTTAACTCAAGGGATCCGCTTATTAGGATTATCAACAACTGACTTGCAAACAAATCAATATGAAGAGATAAGTTTAGATCTTTTTACAACTGAATAA
- the ruvX gene encoding Holliday junction resolvase RuvX, translating into MRLLGLDVGSKTVGVAISDPLGITAQEVETIPIDETKMNFGMKRIRKLVRKFQVDGFVLGLPKKMDGTNGESVQRSKNYGQRLKDKFALPVYYEDERLTTKVANRVLVQEVGIHDRTERKKVIDQMAAVLILQNYLERTRKDKLNNE; encoded by the coding sequence ATGCGTCTTCTGGGACTAGATGTGGGTAGTAAAACTGTTGGCGTTGCGATTAGTGACCCTTTAGGAATTACTGCTCAAGAAGTAGAAACGATTCCGATTGATGAAACTAAAATGAATTTTGGGATGAAACGAATTAGAAAGCTAGTTCGCAAATTTCAAGTTGACGGTTTTGTCTTAGGATTACCCAAAAAAATGGATGGAACAAATGGAGAATCAGTCCAAAGAAGTAAGAATTATGGTCAAAGATTAAAAGATAAGTTTGCTTTGCCAGTATATTACGAAGATGAACGTTTAACCACCAAGGTAGCAAATCGCGTTTTAGTCCAAGAGGTTGGGATTCATGATCGGACTGAAAGAAAAAAAGTCATTGATCAGATGGCCGCTGTGCTTATTTTACAGAATTATTTGGAACGAACTAGAAAGGATAAACTAAACAATGAGTGA
- a CDS encoding IreB family regulatory phosphoprotein produces MSSLDKTMHFDFNQNKGKNIYDTLQEVYAALEEKGYNPINQIVGYLLSGDPAYIPRHNDARNLILRHERDEIIEELVKSYLGKDK; encoded by the coding sequence ATGAGTTCGCTAGATAAAACTATGCATTTTGATTTTAATCAAAATAAAGGTAAAAATATTTATGATACTTTACAAGAAGTCTATGCCGCTTTGGAAGAAAAGGGCTATAATCCAATTAATCAAATTGTAGGGTACTTACTTTCAGGCGATCCCGCTTATATTCCTCGTCATAATGATGCACGTAACTTGATTTTGAGACATGAACGTGATGAAATTATTGAGGAATTAGTTAAAAGCTATTTAGGTAAAGATAAATAA
- the alaS gene encoding alanine--tRNA ligase, translated as MKQLTSSQVRQMFLDFFKEHGHTIMPSASLIPQDDPTLLWINSGVATMKKYFDGSVVPKNHRLTSSQKSIRTNDIENVGKTARHQTFFEMLGNFSVGDYFKKEVIPWAWEFLTSPKWLGLDPDKLYVTVYPKDTDAYHMWHDVVGLPDDHIVKLEENFWDIGEGPCGPDSEIFYDRGQENNDVAEDDPENFPGGENARYLEIWNIVFSQYNHLPNGKYVDQPHKNIDTGMGLERVVSIIQDAPTNFETDLFMPIIRETEKLSDGKKYGANAEDDISFKIIADHVRTVSFAIGDGALPSNSGRGYVLRRLIRRADLNGQRLGIKGAFLYKLVPVVGEIMKSHYPEVVEQEDFIQKVIKNEEERFQETLSSGLNLLDNLIAQAKENDDKTISGKDAFKLFDTYGFPYELTVEAAEDAGLKVDKAGFDAEMKAQKERARNARGNLQSMGSQDVTLMNIKDKSEFEYGKLEEDHAKLIDIVVDDKLVDSADGETATLIFDKTPFYAERGGQVADHGDIYNQSGELVAKVTDVQHAPNDQNLHFVDVILPLKKGEEYVLKVDQKRRRGLKHNHTATHLLHAALREVLGDHTHQAGSLVEPDYLRFDFSSLEPMTKREIDNVERLVNEKIWEEIPVETTVTDPETGKKMGALALFGEKYGDTVRVVKIDDFSTEFCGGTHSENTAQIGMFKIVSESAVGAGTRRIIAVTGPEAYQYMTDHDEILKEIQNDVKATKVEDVKTKIDSIEDDLRASQKEVEQLKAQINQAKAGDLFSDVKQVKDLTVIVQVADVEGMNDLRELADNWKSADKSDILVLAAEVNGKANMVISLGDKALKAGLKAGDLIKQAAPLFGGGGGGRPNMAQAGGKNPAGLNDAIAQVLKDIEEKQN; from the coding sequence ATGAAACAATTAACCAGTTCTCAAGTTCGTCAAATGTTCTTAGATTTCTTTAAAGAACATGGACACACAATTATGCCTAGTGCATCATTAATTCCACAAGATGATCCAACTTTATTGTGGATTAACTCAGGTGTTGCAACCATGAAGAAGTATTTTGATGGTTCCGTTGTTCCTAAGAACCATAGATTAACTTCTTCACAAAAATCAATTAGAACTAATGATATTGAAAATGTTGGTAAAACTGCCCGTCACCAAACTTTCTTTGAAATGTTAGGTAACTTTTCTGTTGGTGATTACTTTAAAAAAGAAGTTATTCCATGGGCATGGGAATTTTTAACTAGTCCAAAATGGTTAGGTTTAGATCCGGATAAGCTTTATGTAACTGTTTATCCAAAAGATACTGATGCTTACCACATGTGGCATGATGTTGTTGGCTTACCAGATGATCACATTGTTAAATTAGAAGAAAACTTCTGGGATATTGGTGAAGGTCCATGTGGTCCTGACTCAGAAATTTTCTATGATCGTGGTCAAGAAAATAACGACGTAGCTGAAGATGATCCAGAAAACTTCCCTGGTGGTGAAAATGCGCGTTATCTTGAAATTTGGAATATCGTATTTTCACAATATAATCACTTACCAAATGGCAAATATGTTGATCAACCACATAAAAACATTGATACCGGTATGGGTTTAGAACGTGTTGTATCAATTATTCAAGATGCACCAACTAACTTTGAGACTGACTTATTTATGCCAATTATTCGTGAAACTGAAAAGTTAAGTGATGGTAAAAAATATGGTGCAAATGCCGAAGATGACATTTCATTTAAGATTATTGCTGACCATGTCCGTACAGTGTCATTTGCAATCGGTGATGGTGCACTTCCATCTAATTCAGGTCGTGGTTATGTTTTACGTCGTTTAATTAGACGTGCTGATTTGAATGGTCAACGTTTAGGAATTAAAGGCGCATTTTTATATAAACTTGTTCCAGTTGTTGGCGAAATTATGAAGAGTCACTATCCAGAAGTTGTAGAACAAGAAGACTTTATTCAAAAAGTAATCAAGAACGAAGAAGAAAGATTCCAAGAAACACTTTCATCTGGTCTTAACTTACTTGACAACTTAATTGCGCAAGCAAAAGAAAATGACGATAAGACTATTTCAGGAAAAGACGCCTTCAAGTTATTTGATACTTATGGTTTCCCATATGAATTAACTGTTGAAGCTGCTGAAGACGCTGGCTTAAAAGTTGATAAGGCTGGCTTTGATGCTGAAATGAAGGCACAAAAAGAACGTGCACGTAATGCTCGTGGTAACTTACAATCAATGGGTTCACAAGATGTTACTTTAATGAATATTAAAGATAAGAGTGAATTCGAATACGGTAAGTTAGAAGAAGATCATGCCAAATTAATTGATATTGTTGTGGATGACAAATTAGTAGATAGTGCTGATGGTGAAACTGCAACTTTGATTTTTGATAAGACACCATTTTATGCAGAACGTGGGGGACAAGTTGCTGATCATGGTGATATTTATAACCAAAGCGGCGAATTAGTAGCTAAAGTAACAGATGTCCAACATGCACCTAATGATCAAAACTTACATTTTGTTGATGTGATCTTGCCACTTAAGAAAGGCGAAGAATATGTCCTTAAGGTCGATCAAAAACGTCGTCGTGGCCTTAAACATAATCATACTGCTACTCACTTGCTTCATGCAGCACTTCGTGAAGTTTTAGGCGATCATACTCACCAAGCTGGGTCATTAGTGGAACCTGATTACTTAAGATTCGACTTTTCAAGTTTAGAACCAATGACCAAACGTGAAATTGATAATGTTGAACGTTTAGTTAATGAGAAGATTTGGGAAGAAATTCCAGTAGAAACTACTGTAACTGATCCAGAAACTGGTAAGAAGATGGGAGCATTGGCCTTATTTGGTGAAAAATATGGCGATACTGTTCGAGTAGTTAAGATCGATGACTTTTCAACTGAATTTTGTGGTGGTACTCATAGTGAAAATACTGCTCAAATTGGTATGTTTAAGATTGTTTCAGAATCTGCTGTTGGTGCTGGTACTCGTAGAATTATTGCTGTTACTGGCCCTGAAGCTTACCAATATATGACTGATCATGATGAAATCTTAAAAGAAATTCAAAATGATGTTAAGGCTACTAAGGTTGAAGATGTTAAGACTAAGATTGATTCAATTGAAGATGATTTACGTGCAAGTCAAAAAGAAGTTGAGCAATTAAAGGCACAAATTAATCAAGCTAAAGCTGGCGATTTATTTAGTGACGTCAAGCAAGTCAAAGACCTTACTGTAATCGTCCAAGTAGCTGATGTTGAAGGCATGAATGATTTACGTGAATTAGCTGATAACTGGAAGAGTGCAGATAAATCTGATATTTTAGTCTTAGCTGCGGAAGTAAATGGTAAAGCTAATATGGTTATTAGCTTAGGAGATAAGGCACTAAAAGCTGGTCTTAAAGCCGGTGATTTAATTAAACAAGCTGCTCCATTATTTGGCGGTGGCGGTGGTGGCCGTCCAAATATGGCTCAAGCAGGTGGTAAGAATCCAGCTGGTTTAAATGATGCCATTGCCCAAGTATTAAAAGATATTGAAGAAAAACAAAATTAA
- a CDS encoding DHH family phosphoesterase — translation MATFDEIYEKIKEYPTIILHRHTSPDPDALGSQAGLGRALKARFPEKKILFAGENDEGDLAWINTMDDVSEADYQGALVITTDTANTPRISNKNYDKGDFLIKIDHHPDVDPYADMSYVDPDSPAASQIIAEFLNAEGMEITPDIAYPLYAGIVGDTGRFMYPETSAKTFEIVAQLAKTGININEIARNISDVTFEQAKLQAKAMDEMIVDPSGAAYAVLTQQDLKDLGVTGDQASVTVSTPGRIKDVIAWNVFVEKPDGTYRVHYRSKGPVINELAAKHDGGGHALASGANAKDMDEVKQVFAELVEVTRKYQQENGTNK, via the coding sequence GTGGCAACTTTTGATGAAATCTATGAAAAAATAAAAGAATATCCAACAATTATTTTGCATCGTCATACTAGTCCTGACCCAGATGCACTAGGTTCCCAAGCCGGCTTAGGTCGTGCTTTGAAGGCAAGATTTCCTGAAAAGAAAATTTTGTTTGCAGGTGAAAACGATGAAGGCGATCTTGCTTGGATTAATACGATGGATGATGTATCAGAAGCGGATTATCAAGGTGCTTTAGTTATCACAACGGATACTGCAAATACACCACGTATTTCTAACAAAAATTATGATAAAGGTGATTTCTTAATTAAAATTGACCACCATCCAGATGTTGATCCTTATGCAGATATGAGTTATGTCGATCCCGATTCTCCTGCAGCTTCACAAATTATTGCAGAATTTTTAAATGCAGAAGGGATGGAAATTACTCCAGATATTGCTTATCCACTTTATGCAGGAATCGTAGGAGATACTGGTCGTTTTATGTATCCAGAAACCTCTGCTAAGACTTTTGAAATAGTGGCGCAATTGGCTAAGACAGGCATTAATATTAATGAAATTGCCCGTAATATTAGTGATGTAACTTTTGAACAAGCTAAATTACAAGCTAAGGCAATGGATGAAATGATTGTAGATCCTTCTGGTGCAGCTTATGCAGTTTTAACTCAACAAGATCTGAAAGATCTAGGTGTAACTGGTGATCAAGCATCGGTAACTGTTTCAACTCCTGGCCGCATTAAAGACGTAATTGCCTGGAATGTTTTTGTGGAAAAACCAGATGGCACTTATCGGGTTCACTATCGTTCAAAGGGTCCTGTAATTAATGAATTAGCTGCAAAACATGATGGTGGCGGTCATGCTTTAGCAAGTGGTGCTAATGCTAAGGATATGGATGAAGTAAAGCAAGTATTTGCAGAACTTGTAGAAGTTACTAGAAAGTATCAACAAGAAAATGGCACAAACAAATAA
- a CDS encoding DEAD/DEAH box helicase, which produces MAQTNNIFESEKLRPEVKNALEKIKFKKPTKVQEKVIPELLTDKNVVVQAATGSGKTHAYLIPIFNMIDETAPVTQAVITAPSRELANQLYKVARQLKEASDLNISIEYLGGGNDRNRQIEKASNKAPQLVIATPGRLHDFVSKKIINLENVKVFVIDEADMTLDMGFLGQMDQVMAKLSSKTLLSAFSATIPVKLENFLRKYMSKPEFIVIDNPTVIAPTIQNDLIDVGSGDKKELLYKLLTMGQPYLAVTFANTKKTVDELADYLENQGLKVAKIHGGITERERKRTIRQVREGQYQYVVASDLAARGIDIPGVSLVVNYEIPKDLEFVIHRIGRTGRNNLPGHAITLIYDDEMPDIEDLEKLGINFDFKELKNGELVERTHYHRRDNRRVRTQKLDNNIRGMVKKAKAKRKPGYKKKIQKAIQEDRRQKRKLEERHEMRKAKRKRKRERDRARENN; this is translated from the coding sequence ATGGCACAAACAAATAATATTTTTGAAAGTGAAAAATTAAGACCTGAGGTAAAAAACGCCTTAGAAAAAATTAAATTTAAGAAGCCTACCAAGGTTCAAGAAAAAGTTATTCCTGAATTATTAACAGATAAAAATGTGGTAGTTCAAGCCGCTACTGGTTCTGGGAAAACTCATGCTTATTTAATTCCAATTTTTAATATGATTGATGAAACAGCTCCCGTTACTCAAGCAGTAATTACTGCACCTAGTCGTGAGCTAGCTAATCAATTATATAAAGTGGCTCGTCAACTAAAAGAAGCTTCTGACTTAAATATTTCAATTGAATATCTTGGTGGTGGTAATGACCGCAATCGTCAAATCGAAAAAGCTTCAAATAAGGCTCCCCAATTAGTAATTGCAACTCCAGGAAGATTACATGATTTTGTTTCTAAAAAGATTATTAACTTAGAAAATGTTAAAGTTTTTGTAATCGATGAAGCTGATATGACTTTAGATATGGGCTTTTTAGGCCAAATGGATCAAGTGATGGCCAAGCTTTCATCTAAGACCTTGCTAAGTGCTTTTTCAGCAACTATTCCAGTTAAGTTGGAAAACTTTTTACGTAAATACATGTCTAAACCAGAATTTATTGTAATTGATAATCCAACTGTTATTGCGCCAACAATTCAAAATGATTTAATTGATGTCGGTTCTGGCGATAAAAAAGAACTGCTATATAAGCTGTTAACTATGGGCCAACCTTATTTAGCCGTTACTTTTGCTAATACTAAAAAGACGGTTGATGAATTAGCAGATTATCTAGAAAATCAGGGCCTTAAAGTAGCGAAAATTCATGGTGGAATTACCGAACGTGAGAGAAAAAGAACCATCCGTCAAGTACGCGAAGGTCAGTATCAATATGTAGTAGCAAGTGATTTAGCAGCTCGGGGAATTGATATTCCTGGTGTTAGTTTGGTAGTTAACTATGAAATTCCAAAAGATTTGGAATTTGTAATTCACCGCATTGGGCGTACAGGTAGAAATAATTTACCTGGTCATGCAATCACATTGATCTATGACGATGAAATGCCAGACATTGAAGATCTCGAAAAATTAGGGATCAACTTTGATTTTAAAGAATTAAAAAATGGTGAGTTAGTTGAACGTACCCACTATCACCGTCGTGATAATCGTCGCGTACGTACTCAAAAACTTGATAACAATATCCGTGGTATGGTTAAAAAAGCTAAAGCTAAACGTAAGCCGGGATATAAGAAAAAGATTCAAAAAGCGATTCAAGAAGATCGTCGCCAAAAACGTAAGTTAGAAGAGCGTCACGAAATGCGTAAAGCAAAAAGAAAACGTAAGCGTGAACGTGATCGTGCACGTGAAAATAATTAA